From the Rhinatrema bivittatum chromosome 3, aRhiBiv1.1, whole genome shotgun sequence genome, one window contains:
- the CSRNP2 gene encoding cysteine/serine-rich nuclear protein 2, whose amino-acid sequence MDAVTSGSLKRKFDEVDVGSPISTPKDSDDEISNSDSADSCDSVNPPTTTTLIPTSILKRQKQLRQKSVRFDQVTVYYFTRRQGFTSVPSQGGSSLGMAQRHNAVRRYTLCEFAKEQEGNHRDILREHLKEEKLHARKMKLTKNGTVESEEAEGLTLEDVSDEDIDVESVEVDDYFFLQPLPTKRRRALLRASGVHRIDAEEKQELRAIRLSREECGCDCRLYCDPEACPCSQAGIKCQVDRMSFPCGCSRDGCGNMAGRIEFNPIRVRTHYLHTIMKLELENKRQQSRPPPLGDEPARSSGGDSETQDFQQFIAENYHLENEAAVMHLQSAEELERLKEEGDSTSGSSLSLDSSVESLGVCILEEPLAGPEGVCGGLATPVLIQTELSPGSSVLCFTDSSNQQSSSMEDQAYLNRSPVVYYQIDQNSVLGVKGQASLEEEIASTYPKERDLGVYPVPIAPLVPHGSSTDLAGVSAAETGKDCSELAFPSSDSCRVTESTDESLICASWNLRLPTNLQGSHESEQSGLEQPRENGCILAESHKPQGGPTPEASVLAM is encoded by the exons ATGGATGCAGTGACGAGTGGAAGCCTCAAGAGAAAGTTTGACGAGGTGGATGTCGGGTCTCCCATCTCCACCCCCAAGGATTCTGACGATGAGATCTCCAACAGCGACAGCGCTGACAGCTGTGACAGCGtcaaccctcccaccaccaccacacttaTAC CCACGTCCATCCTGAAGCGGCAGAAGCAGCTCCGGCAGAAGAGCGTGCGCTTTGACCAGGTGACGGTCTATTACTTCACCCGCCGGCAGGGCTTCACCAGCGTGCCCAGCCAGGGCGGCAGCTCCCTGGGCATGGCTCAGCGACACAACGCCGTGCGCAGGTATACGCTCTGCGAGTTtgccaaggagcaggagggaaaccACCGGGACATCCTGAGGGAGCAcctgaaggaggagaagctccatgCTCGGAAAATGAAG CTGACAAAGAACGGGACAGTGGAGTCGGAGGAAGCAGAGGGGTTGACGCTGGAGGACGTCTCGGACGAGGACATTGACGTGGAGAGCGTGGAGGTGGATGACTATTTCTTCCTGCAGCCGCTACCCACCAAGCGGCGCAGAGCTCTGCTGAGGGCCTCGGGCGTGCACCGCATCGACgcagaggagaagcaggagcTGCGGGCCATCCGCCTCTCGAGGGAGGAGTGTGGCTGTGACTGCCGGCTGTACTGCGACCCCGAGGCGTGCCCCTGCAGCCAGGCTGGGATCAAGTGCCAG GTGGACAGGATGTCCTTCCCATGCGGGTGCTCCAGAGACGGCTGCGGCAACATGGCGGGCCGAATTGAATTCAACCCCATCCGGGTGCGGACTCACTACCTCCACACCATCatgaagctggaactggagaacAAGCGACAGCAAAGCCGGCCTCCGCCCCTGGGGGACGAGCCCGCTCGCAGCTCTGGCGGCGACTCCGAGACCCAAGACTTCCAGCAGTTCATTGCCGAGAACTACCACCTGGAGAATGAAGCGGCGGTCATGCACCTGCAGAGTGCAGAGGAGCTGGAGCGACTCAAGGAAGAAGGGGACTCCACCAGCGGCTCCAGCCTCAGCCTGGACTCCAGCGTCGAGAGCCTGGGGGTCTGCATTCTGGAGGAGCCACTGGCAGGGCCTGAAGGGGTTTGTGGGGGCTTGGCCACTCCCGTCCTCATTCAGACTGAGCTCTCGCCGGGCTCCTCTGTTCTGTGCTTCACGGACAGCTCCAACCAACAAAGTTCATCCATGGAGGACCAAGCGTACTTGAATAGATCTCCTGTGGTTTATTACCAGATAGACCAGAACTCAGTCCTGGGAGTGAAAGGTCAGGCCAGTCTGGAAGAAGAAATTGCCTCCACTTacccaaaagagagagatttgGGTGTTTACCCTGTGCCAATCGCCCCCTTGGTACCTCATGGTTCCTCGACAGACCTAGCTGGGGTCAGTGCAGCAGAGACTGGCAAAGACTGCTCAGAGTTGGCATTCCCCAGCTCGGACAGCTGTAGGGTGACCGAAAGCACAGATGAGAGCCTGATTTGTGCATCCTGGAACCTGCGACTACCCACAAACCTTCAAGGTAGTCATGAGAGCGAGCAAAGCGGCTTAGAGCAGCCCCGGGAGAATGGCTGCATACTCGCTGAAAGTCATAAGCCTCAGGGTGGGCCCACTCCTGAAGCAAGTGTCCTTGCCATGTGA